From the Luteimonas galliterrae genome, one window contains:
- a CDS encoding YadA-like family protein, producing MIALPAHAESCELVDADPGEFTGNSTASGSNAVACGYSNDADGPNSSALGNNNFAKSSFSSALGVQNDALGDSSTAVGYDNHANVGFSSAVGYFNTADGLESSALGFFNLAKGSSSSALGRKNHAIGNNSTAIGFENWSRALDTSAVGRSNEANGAASSAMGFENIAGDDDSGAIEASAFGFSNEAMGDRSFAAGHDNEASNSQTSAVGYRNEATGSTSSAMGNQNKASGFASNAFGLFNEATNTGSIAFGSQNKASGGRSVAMGHLSTASGDGGLAIGGWFDADNSDGFENDVDTDNNGMVDASSELTRAGGTHAIAIGAGAWATGEHAIAFGTGSMANVDDGVALGTGSVADRGNTISVGSAGNERQITNVAAATELTDAVNLGQLKSELEANLASAFAYTDTAVATGGTAANAYTDDQIANVKQDMEAGDVATLSAANQHADAGDVATLSAANQHADAGDAATLSAANQRADAGDSATLSAANTYTDSKFAGFNDRFEIVDQRINRLDDRLNRAGALSAAMVGMAASAAAVEGGQTRVGIAAGTYGGKQALSVGVQHRLGSRAALTLGGAFSGSEHSASVGMGIGF from the coding sequence ATGATCGCCCTGCCGGCCCATGCCGAGAGTTGCGAGCTGGTCGATGCGGATCCCGGCGAATTCACCGGTAATAGCACGGCTTCCGGCTCGAACGCGGTGGCATGCGGATACAGTAATGACGCCGATGGTCCGAATAGTAGTGCGCTGGGCAACAACAATTTCGCAAAGAGTAGCTTCAGCAGCGCGTTGGGGGTTCAAAACGACGCCCTCGGCGATAGCAGCACGGCGGTAGGCTACGACAACCACGCGAACGTCGGATTCAGCAGCGCCGTCGGATATTTCAATACGGCCGATGGGTTAGAAAGCAGCGCGCTGGGTTTTTTCAATCTTGCAAAGGGCAGTTCAAGCAGCGCGCTGGGAAGAAAAAACCACGCCATCGGCAACAACAGCACTGCGATAGGGTTCGAAAACTGGTCCAGGGCGCTGGATACCAGCGCGGTCGGACGCAGCAATGAAGCGAACGGAGCGGCCAGCTCGGCCATGGGCTTCGAGAATATCGCAGGCGACGATGACAGCGGCGCCATTGAAGCAAGCGCATTCGGTTTCAGCAACGAGGCTATGGGCGACCGTAGCTTCGCAGCGGGCCACGACAACGAAGCTAGCAATTCTCAGACCAGCGCTGTCGGTTATCGGAACGAGGCGACCGGGTCGACGAGCAGCGCGATGGGCAATCAGAACAAAGCCTCGGGGTTCGCAAGCAATGCCTTCGGCCTTTTTAACGAGGCCACCAATACAGGCAGCATTGCTTTCGGCAGCCAGAACAAGGCCAGTGGTGGGCGAAGCGTGGCCATGGGACACCTCAGCACGGCCAGTGGCGACGGAGGTCTGGCGATCGGCGGTTGGTTCGACGCAGACAATAGCGATGGCTTCGAGAACGACGTCGACACCGACAACAACGGCATGGTCGACGCCAGCAGCGAACTGACGCGTGCCGGCGGCACGCATGCCATCGCTATCGGCGCTGGGGCCTGGGCGACCGGAGAACACGCCATCGCCTTCGGCACCGGCAGCATGGCTAACGTGGATGACGGTGTCGCGCTCGGCACGGGCTCCGTCGCCGACCGCGGCAACACGATATCGGTCGGTTCGGCTGGCAACGAACGCCAAATCACCAATGTCGCCGCTGCGACCGAGTTGACCGACGCGGTCAATCTGGGCCAGCTGAAGAGCGAGTTGGAAGCCAATCTGGCTTCGGCTTTCGCTTACACCGACACCGCAGTAGCCACCGGCGGCACCGCCGCCAACGCCTATACCGACGACCAGATCGCTAACGTCAAGCAAGACATGGAAGCCGGCGACGTCGCCACGCTTTCCGCCGCCAACCAGCATGCCGATGCCGGCGACGTCGCCACGCTCTCCGCCGCCAACCAGCATGCCGATGCCGGCGATGCCGCCACGCTCTCCGCGGCCAACCAACGCGCCGATGCTGGCGACTCCGCTACATTGTCGGCAGCCAACACCTACACCGATAGCAAATTCGCTGGCTTCAACGATCGTTTCGAAATCGTCGACCAGCGTATCAACCGTTTGGACGATCGATTGAATCGCGCCGGCGCGTTGAGCGCGGCCATGGTAGGCATGGCGGCCAGCGCCGCAGCGGTGGAAGGCGGGCAGACGCGCGTCGGCATCGCTGCCGGCACCTACGGCGGCAAGCAGGCCTTGTCGGTGGGCGTGCAGCATCGCCTGGGCTCTCGCGCTGCGCTGACGCTGGGCGGCGCGTTCAGCGGCTCGGAACATTCGGCGTCGGTGGGCATGGGCATCGGGTTCTGA
- a CDS encoding MgtC/SapB family protein encodes MDAVANPWWQGLLAALGIGLLIGAMRERRKDDPDAGPTAAGLRTHALTALLGAVAWQLGLAVFVTAFAAVALLTFAGYRRSAEHDLGLTGEVALLFSALLGALAMRTPALAAGLGVAVAVLLYAKTALHRFTRELVSERELRDGLLLLASALIVLPLLPREAVDPWGVLKPAELWKLVVLVMAAGVAGHVAQRLVGARLGMPVAGFFAGFASSTAAVAGFGQRAKDAPALRRYAVSAALFANLGSLLLLAGVLAAGNLTLLRASAWPLTAAALALTAFAAFGLWHTPAGDAQRKEAQTRAFKLSHALSFALAVAGLLLLTAWLREWIGDRGALLAAAIAAMAELQAAAVAVGQLAGAKALTLPEARWGIVALLATSSAAKSVLAFLSGGAAYGLRVAAGLLAMTAAAASVAWWWPIGAN; translated from the coding sequence ATGGATGCAGTAGCCAATCCATGGTGGCAGGGCCTGCTGGCCGCGCTCGGCATCGGCTTGCTGATCGGCGCGATGCGCGAGCGGCGCAAGGACGATCCCGATGCGGGACCGACCGCCGCAGGCCTGCGCACGCACGCGCTGACGGCGTTGTTGGGCGCGGTGGCCTGGCAGCTCGGCCTAGCGGTGTTCGTGACGGCGTTCGCCGCCGTGGCGTTGCTCACTTTCGCCGGCTACCGGCGCAGCGCCGAGCACGACCTCGGCCTGACCGGCGAAGTCGCCTTGCTGTTCAGCGCGCTGCTCGGCGCATTGGCGATGCGCACGCCCGCGCTCGCCGCCGGGCTCGGCGTGGCGGTCGCGGTATTGCTGTATGCCAAGACCGCATTGCACCGCTTCACCCGCGAGCTGGTCAGCGAACGCGAATTGCGCGACGGCCTGCTGCTCCTGGCCAGCGCGTTGATCGTGCTGCCGCTGCTGCCGCGCGAAGCGGTCGATCCCTGGGGCGTGCTAAAGCCGGCGGAACTGTGGAAGCTGGTGGTGCTGGTGATGGCGGCCGGCGTCGCCGGGCATGTGGCGCAGCGGTTGGTGGGCGCGCGCCTGGGCATGCCGGTAGCGGGCTTCTTTGCCGGCTTCGCCTCATCCACCGCTGCGGTCGCGGGCTTCGGACAACGCGCCAAGGATGCGCCGGCGCTGCGTCGTTATGCGGTGTCCGCGGCGCTGTTCGCCAATCTCGGTTCGTTGCTGCTGTTGGCCGGCGTGCTGGCCGCCGGCAATCTCACGTTGCTTCGCGCCAGTGCCTGGCCGTTGACGGCCGCAGCGCTGGCGCTGACGGCGTTCGCTGCGTTCGGCTTATGGCACACGCCGGCCGGCGATGCGCAGCGCAAAGAGGCGCAAACGCGCGCATTCAAGCTGAGCCATGCGCTGTCGTTCGCGCTGGCGGTCGCCGGCTTGCTGCTGCTGACCGCCTGGTTGCGCGAATGGATCGGCGACCGCGGCGCGTTGCTGGCTGCGGCGATCGCGGCGATGGCCGAATTGCAGGCGGCCGCGGTCGCGGTCGGCCAGCTCGCGGGCGCGAAGGCGCTGACGCTGCCGGAAGCGCGATGGGGCATCGTCGCGTTGTTGGCGACCAGCTCGGCGGCGAAATCCGTGCTGGCTTTTCTGAGCGGCGGCGCGGCCTACGGTTTGCGCGTCGCGGCGGGATTGCTTGCGATGACCGCGGCGGCGGCAAGCGTTGCCTGGTGGTGGCCGATAGGGGCCAATTAG
- a CDS encoding NIPSNAP family protein yields MLENRKYASTRPIVEYRRYTLHPGRRETLIDLFERHFIESQNEAGMEVLAHYRDLDDPDAFVWFRGFRDMATRAEALRAFYLDGEAWRTHREAANATMIDSDDVLLLREVRAGSGFGPARPRPPVGAQLPPSREVVTTYRLAAPADAAFLDLFDRALVPAAAAAGARLHAAYATEYGANNFPRLPVREGEHVFVWIAGFDDQASCERYQQALASSPRWRERVLPELSPRLIGPPEVRRLAPAARSLARD; encoded by the coding sequence GTGCTAGAAAACCGCAAATATGCTTCGACCCGCCCGATCGTCGAGTATCGGCGCTACACCTTGCACCCCGGCCGGCGCGAGACGCTGATCGACTTGTTCGAACGCCACTTCATCGAATCGCAGAACGAAGCCGGCATGGAAGTGTTGGCGCACTACCGCGATCTCGACGATCCCGACGCCTTCGTCTGGTTCCGCGGCTTTCGCGACATGGCAACCCGCGCCGAAGCCTTGCGCGCCTTCTACCTGGATGGCGAGGCGTGGCGAACGCACCGCGAAGCCGCCAATGCGACGATGATCGATTCGGACGACGTACTGCTGCTGCGCGAAGTGCGTGCGGGCAGCGGTTTCGGCCCGGCGCGACCGCGTCCGCCGGTCGGCGCGCAGCTGCCGCCGTCGCGGGAGGTCGTCACCACTTATCGGCTGGCGGCGCCGGCCGATGCCGCTTTCCTGGATCTTTTCGACCGCGCGCTCGTGCCTGCCGCCGCTGCCGCCGGCGCGCGGTTGCATGCCGCGTATGCGACCGAGTACGGCGCCAACAATTTTCCGCGCCTGCCGGTCCGCGAGGGCGAGCACGTGTTCGTATGGATCGCCGGCTTCGACGATCAGGCAAGCTGCGAGCGATACCAGCAGGCGCTCGCGTCGTCGCCGCGCTGGCGCGAACGGGTGCTGCCGGAACTGTCGCCACGGCTGATCGGGCCGCCCGAAGTGCGACGCCTGGCGCCGGCCGCCCGTTCGCTGGCGCGCGATTGA